Proteins found in one Tsukamurella paurometabola DSM 20162 genomic segment:
- a CDS encoding replication-associated recombination protein A — protein sequence MTDSLFGDDGDLGTPRTTPSNAGEVDFVPAHAGTPLAVRMRPRSLDEVLGQEHLLGPGTPLRRLIEGAGAASVILYGPPGTGKTTIASLISGATGRRFEALSALSAGVKDVRAVIEMARRRLLVDEQTVLFIDEVHRFSKAQQDALLAAVENRVVLLVAATTENPSFSVVSPLLSRSLILQLRPLEPGHISELIDRALTDPRGYDGALTITDEARDHLVRLAGGDARRSLTALEAAADVAMGEQAAEIDLDIVESSIDTAAVRYDRDGDQHYDVISAFIKSIRGSDVDAALHYLARMITAGEDPRFIARRLVVHASEDIGMADPQALLIATAAAQAVQLIGMPEARLALAQATIHLATAPKSDGVVSAIGAAMGDVSAGKAGAVPPHLRDGHYAGAEALGNAQGYVYPHAVAGGVAPQQYPPDELVGVDYYEPTDHGFEREIGPRVTRLRGIIRRR from the coding sequence GTGACGGATTCCCTGTTCGGTGACGACGGGGACCTCGGCACGCCTCGGACGACGCCGTCGAACGCCGGCGAGGTGGACTTCGTTCCCGCGCACGCCGGCACTCCGCTCGCCGTACGGATGCGGCCGCGCAGCTTGGACGAGGTGCTCGGTCAGGAACACCTGCTGGGCCCCGGCACTCCGCTGCGTCGACTCATCGAGGGCGCCGGCGCTGCGAGTGTGATCCTCTACGGCCCACCCGGCACCGGTAAGACCACCATCGCCTCGCTCATCTCCGGTGCGACCGGCCGCCGCTTCGAGGCGCTGTCGGCGTTGTCGGCGGGGGTCAAGGATGTGCGCGCCGTCATCGAGATGGCGCGCCGGCGCCTCCTGGTCGATGAGCAGACCGTGCTGTTCATCGACGAGGTGCACCGCTTCTCCAAGGCACAACAGGACGCGCTGTTGGCCGCGGTGGAGAACCGCGTCGTGCTCCTGGTGGCCGCGACCACCGAGAACCCGAGCTTCTCCGTGGTCTCCCCGCTGCTGTCGCGATCATTGATCCTGCAACTTCGCCCGCTCGAACCGGGCCACATCAGCGAGCTGATCGACCGGGCGCTCACCGACCCGCGCGGCTACGACGGGGCGCTGACGATCACGGACGAGGCGCGAGACCATCTGGTCCGGCTGGCGGGCGGCGACGCGCGGCGCTCACTCACCGCACTGGAGGCCGCAGCCGATGTGGCGATGGGTGAGCAGGCCGCAGAGATCGACCTCGACATCGTCGAGTCCAGCATCGACACCGCCGCGGTCCGCTACGACCGCGACGGCGATCAGCACTACGACGTGATCAGTGCATTCATCAAGTCGATCCGGGGCTCGGACGTCGACGCCGCACTGCACTACCTGGCGCGGATGATCACCGCGGGGGAGGACCCGCGGTTCATCGCCCGGCGGCTCGTGGTGCATGCCTCCGAGGACATCGGTATGGCCGATCCGCAGGCGCTGCTGATCGCGACCGCGGCCGCGCAGGCGGTGCAGTTGATCGGTATGCCCGAGGCGCGGCTCGCCCTGGCGCAGGCCACCATCCACCTCGCTACCGCGCCGAAGTCCGATGGCGTGGTCTCGGCGATCGGCGCCGCGATGGGCGATGTCTCGGCCGGGAAGGCCGGTGCCGTCCCGCCGCACCTGCGGGACGGGCATTACGCCGGCGCCGAGGCCCTGGGCAACGCCCAGGGATACGTCTATCCCCACGCCGTGGCGGGGGGAGTGGCGCCCCAGCAGTACCCGCCGGACGAGTTGGTGGGAGTCGACTACTACGAGCCCACGGACCACGGCTTCGAGCGTGAGATCGGACCACGGGTAACGCGGCTGCGGGGGATCATCAGGCGCCGGTAA
- the alaS gene encoding alanine--tRNA ligase: MQTHEIRKRFTDHFVKAGHTQVPSASLVLNDPNQLFVIAGMVPFVPYFLGQQTPPYERATSIQKCVRTLDIEEVGITTRHNTFFQMAGNFSFGDYFKRDAIRFAWSLLTNPVEDGGFGMDPQRLWSTVYLDDDEARDLWLEVGQVPERIQRRGMKDNYWSMGIPGPAGPCSEIFYDRGPEYGVEGGPEADEDRYIEIWNLVFMQNERGQGGGKENFEILGELPKKNIDTGMGIERVAFLLQGVDNVYDTDLLRPVIDRAQDLTGQRYNAGDPEHDRLFRVIADHTRTAVMLIEDGVNPGNDGRGYVLRRLLRRVVRSARLLGATGETMGVFVDTVIATMSPSYPSLADDAQRIRTVATGEEAAFLKTLEQGITLFGNAVDSTKSAGKTVLSGDDAFTLHDTYGFPIDLTLEMASEAGLQVDEDGFRALMAEQRQRAKDDANSRKSALADLSVFREFLDRGPTEFTGFDELVSDARVLGLVKDGVRVPVVHQGDDVEIVLDRSPLYAEAGGQLADIGTITTAAGAQIVVTDVQRVAKTLWRHQGTVAVGEVSEGDAVTVAVDAGHRHGSTQGHSGTHLVHAALRQVLGPNAVQAGSLNRPGYLRFDFRWSGGLSEDQRTDIERVTNEAVQADYDVHTQVTDLETAKKSGAMALFGENYGDQVRVVEIGGPFSMELCGGTHVASSGLVGPVTLLGESSVGSGVRRVEAYVGLDSQKYLAKERALVSALTSSLKVPAEDVPGRVESLVSRLKDAEKELEKLRAQAALSALSELASSPDRVGAVRLVAAQAPSGVAAGELRSLVTQLKGRLGAEAAVIALFAVDGEKVPFVVAANDAAQDLGVKAGDVVKAAAPAVGGRGGGKADMAQGAGSDASGMGAALAAVRAEVARVAGA; the protein is encoded by the coding sequence GTGCAGACCCATGAGATTCGGAAGCGGTTCACGGACCACTTCGTCAAGGCCGGTCACACCCAGGTGCCGAGTGCATCGCTGGTGCTGAACGACCCGAATCAGCTGTTCGTGATCGCGGGCATGGTGCCCTTCGTTCCGTACTTCCTGGGCCAGCAGACGCCGCCGTACGAGCGCGCCACGTCGATCCAGAAGTGTGTGCGCACCCTCGATATCGAGGAGGTGGGCATCACCACCCGGCACAACACCTTCTTCCAGATGGCGGGCAATTTCAGCTTCGGCGACTACTTCAAGCGCGACGCGATCCGGTTCGCCTGGAGCCTGCTTACGAACCCGGTCGAGGACGGCGGATTCGGCATGGACCCGCAGCGGCTGTGGTCCACGGTCTATCTCGACGACGATGAGGCCCGCGACCTGTGGCTCGAGGTAGGGCAGGTACCCGAGCGCATCCAGCGCCGCGGCATGAAGGACAACTACTGGTCGATGGGCATCCCCGGCCCGGCCGGCCCCTGCTCGGAGATCTTCTACGACCGCGGTCCGGAGTACGGCGTGGAGGGTGGTCCCGAGGCCGACGAGGACCGCTACATCGAGATCTGGAACCTCGTTTTCATGCAGAACGAGCGCGGCCAGGGCGGCGGCAAGGAGAACTTCGAGATCCTCGGCGAGCTGCCGAAGAAGAACATCGACACCGGCATGGGTATCGAGCGCGTCGCCTTCCTCTTACAAGGTGTCGACAACGTCTACGACACCGATCTGCTGCGTCCGGTGATCGACCGCGCGCAGGACCTCACCGGCCAGCGCTACAACGCCGGAGATCCCGAACACGATCGGCTCTTTCGCGTCATCGCCGACCACACCCGCACCGCGGTGATGCTGATCGAGGACGGCGTGAACCCCGGCAACGACGGTCGCGGCTACGTGCTGCGCCGCCTGTTGCGTCGGGTGGTCCGGTCGGCTCGCCTGCTCGGCGCGACGGGCGAGACCATGGGTGTTTTCGTCGATACCGTGATCGCCACGATGTCGCCGTCGTATCCGTCGTTGGCCGACGATGCGCAGCGGATCCGCACTGTCGCCACCGGCGAGGAGGCGGCCTTCCTCAAGACTCTGGAGCAGGGCATCACCCTGTTCGGTAATGCCGTCGACTCCACCAAATCCGCCGGTAAGACCGTGCTGTCCGGTGACGACGCTTTCACCCTGCACGACACCTACGGCTTCCCGATCGATCTCACCCTGGAGATGGCCTCCGAGGCCGGCCTTCAGGTCGACGAGGACGGCTTCCGCGCACTGATGGCCGAGCAGCGCCAGCGTGCCAAGGACGATGCGAACTCCCGCAAATCGGCGCTCGCGGATCTCTCGGTGTTCCGGGAGTTCCTCGACCGCGGTCCCACTGAGTTCACCGGTTTCGATGAACTGGTCTCCGATGCCCGGGTGCTCGGTCTGGTCAAGGACGGCGTGCGCGTGCCCGTCGTGCACCAGGGCGACGACGTGGAGATCGTGCTCGACCGCAGCCCCCTCTACGCCGAGGCCGGCGGCCAACTCGCCGACATCGGCACCATCACCACCGCCGCCGGCGCGCAGATCGTCGTGACCGACGTACAGCGCGTCGCCAAGACGCTGTGGCGCCACCAGGGCACCGTCGCCGTGGGCGAGGTCTCCGAGGGCGATGCGGTCACCGTCGCCGTCGATGCGGGCCACCGGCACGGCAGTACTCAGGGCCACTCCGGCACCCACCTCGTCCACGCCGCACTCCGACAGGTGCTGGGCCCCAACGCCGTTCAGGCAGGCTCGCTCAACCGGCCCGGGTACTTGCGATTCGACTTCCGTTGGTCCGGCGGGCTCAGCGAGGACCAGCGCACCGATATCGAGCGCGTCACGAACGAGGCCGTGCAGGCCGACTACGACGTGCACACCCAGGTCACTGATCTGGAAACCGCCAAGAAGAGCGGGGCGATGGCGCTGTTCGGCGAGAACTACGGCGACCAGGTGCGTGTCGTCGAGATCGGTGGCCCGTTCTCGATGGAGCTGTGCGGCGGCACCCACGTCGCCAGTTCGGGCCTCGTCGGGCCCGTCACCCTGCTCGGCGAGAGCTCGGTCGGATCCGGTGTGCGCCGCGTCGAGGCCTATGTCGGGCTCGACTCGCAGAAGTACCTGGCCAAGGAGCGCGCTCTCGTGTCCGCGCTGACGAGTTCACTCAAGGTGCCCGCCGAGGACGTGCCCGGCCGGGTCGAGTCGCTGGTCAGCCGCCTCAAGGATGCCGAGAAGGAACTCGAGAAGCTGCGTGCTCAGGCCGCGCTGTCAGCGCTGTCCGAGCTGGCCTCCTCGCCCGATCGGGTGGGCGCGGTGCGGCTCGTCGCCGCACAGGCCCCCTCCGGGGTCGCGGCGGGCGAGCTACGGAGTCTGGTGACGCAGCTCAAGGGGCGGCTCGGCGCCGAAGCCGCGGTGATCGCGCTGTTCGCCGTGGACGGTGAGAAGGTGCCCTTCGTGGTGGCCGCGAACGATGCCGCCCAGGATCTCGGCGTCAAGGCCGGTGACGTGGTGAAGGCCGCGGCGCCCGCGGTCGGTGGCCGTGGCGGCGGCAAGGCCGATATGGCGCAGGGCGCCGGCTCCGACGCGTCCGGTATGGGGGCCGCGCTCGCCGCGGTCCGGGCCGAGGTCGCGCGGGTGGCGGGCGCCTGA
- the ruvX gene encoding Holliday junction resolvase RuvX, which translates to MSGSPAWERGRRLALDVGKARIGVAVSDPDGILATPVETVKAARDGSDLRRIAQLVTDYEPVEIVIGLPRTLRGDRGESARMAEGFAARLATVLDATDQPSPRVCFSDERFTTVTAQRALRDNGVRAKEQRAVIDQAAAVAILQGWLDERRPVARREEDDE; encoded by the coding sequence GTGAGCGGATCTCCCGCCTGGGAGCGCGGACGCCGACTGGCCCTCGACGTGGGTAAGGCTCGCATCGGAGTCGCTGTGTCCGACCCCGACGGGATACTCGCCACTCCGGTGGAGACCGTGAAAGCCGCTCGCGACGGCTCCGACCTCCGGCGCATCGCACAGCTCGTGACCGACTACGAGCCGGTCGAGATCGTGATCGGGCTACCGCGGACACTGCGCGGCGATCGTGGGGAGTCCGCGCGGATGGCCGAGGGGTTCGCCGCGCGGCTCGCCACGGTGCTTGATGCCACAGACCAGCCCTCACCCCGGGTATGTTTTTCAGATGAGCGCTTCACCACGGTGACGGCGCAGCGCGCGCTTCGGGACAACGGAGTGCGCGCCAAGGAGCAGCGTGCCGTGATCGACCAGGCGGCGGCGGTAGCCATCCTGCAGGGATGGCTCGATGAGCGGCGGCCGGTGGCCCGCCGCGAGGAGGACGACGAGTGA
- a CDS encoding endolytic transglycosylase MltG produces MSDGWHSDRAEPMTVGGGSTRLERRRAARQAQIKRRRRVALAAILVIFLLIVGTIVWTMRHTLMGSGASPEDYASGSPGPAVVVHITGTNNSDFAQNLVDAGVVKSVAAFNQAAGDKPISAGYYELRKAIPAAEAVDMITDPARSHRVGMVNVSAGAQLDDKRGKDNKVARGILSQISAATAHTSNGVKTQIPAADFVRVAATASPSDLGVPQWALATVNRMKGDHRRIEGLIAPGVWEEVDPSGTPVSILKSLITASAKQYEAQGLLSASRSSAAKLDPYEVLVSASIVEREVNQPADYPKVARVILNRLAKNQKLEMDSTVNYTEAVTSIDVRGEQLLKKTEWNTYAKTGLPATPIGAVGTSALVATENPAPGPWLYFVTVDAQGTTQFTDDFAQHERNRQTACDNKFLTVGCAPK; encoded by the coding sequence GTGAGCGACGGGTGGCATTCCGACCGGGCCGAGCCGATGACGGTCGGCGGTGGTTCCACTCGGCTCGAACGTCGCCGTGCCGCGCGCCAGGCACAGATCAAGCGCCGCCGTCGGGTGGCGCTGGCAGCGATCCTGGTGATCTTCCTGCTGATCGTGGGCACGATCGTGTGGACCATGCGGCACACCCTGATGGGAAGTGGTGCGAGTCCCGAGGATTACGCCTCGGGGAGCCCTGGCCCCGCGGTGGTCGTGCACATCACCGGCACGAACAACTCCGACTTCGCCCAGAACCTGGTCGATGCGGGCGTGGTGAAGTCCGTGGCCGCGTTCAACCAAGCGGCGGGCGATAAGCCCATCTCAGCCGGGTACTACGAACTGCGCAAGGCGATCCCCGCCGCCGAGGCGGTGGACATGATCACCGATCCGGCTCGGTCGCACCGGGTCGGCATGGTGAACGTGTCGGCGGGCGCGCAGCTCGACGACAAGCGCGGCAAGGACAACAAGGTCGCTCGTGGCATCCTCAGCCAGATCTCCGCGGCGACGGCGCACACCAGCAACGGCGTGAAGACGCAGATCCCCGCCGCCGACTTCGTCCGGGTCGCTGCGACGGCCAGTCCGTCCGACCTGGGCGTGCCACAGTGGGCGCTGGCCACGGTGAACCGGATGAAGGGCGATCACCGCCGCATCGAGGGTCTTATCGCGCCCGGAGTGTGGGAGGAGGTCGACCCGTCGGGGACGCCCGTGTCGATTCTCAAGAGTCTGATCACGGCCTCGGCGAAGCAGTACGAGGCGCAGGGCCTACTCAGCGCGAGCCGTAGCTCGGCCGCGAAGCTCGACCCGTACGAGGTGCTGGTCTCCGCGTCGATCGTCGAGCGTGAGGTGAACCAGCCCGCGGACTACCCGAAGGTTGCGCGCGTGATCTTGAACCGGCTGGCGAAGAACCAGAAGCTCGAGATGGATTCGACGGTCAACTACACCGAAGCGGTCACCAGCATCGACGTCCGTGGTGAGCAATTGCTGAAGAAGACGGAGTGGAACACCTACGCCAAGACGGGACTGCCCGCCACCCCGATCGGTGCGGTGGGCACGTCGGCCCTGGTCGCCACGGAGAATCCCGCCCCGGGCCCGTGGTTGTACTTCGTGACGGTCGATGCGCAGGGCACCACGCAGTTCACCGACGACTTCGCCCAGCATGAGCGCAATCGGCAGACCGCGTGCGACAACAAGTTCCTCACCGTGGGGTGCGCGCCGAAGTGA
- a CDS encoding shikimate dehydrogenase, which yields MTSATPRRAAVVGKPVDHSLSPVLHNAAFRALGLDWSYQRIECDAAGLPGLVAGLGPEWVGLSVTMPGKFAALELATERTDRAVRVGSANTLVRIADGWLADCTDVDGAAGLLDECGAAGSSAVVVGAGGTARPVFAALAARGFTDVCVLARSQDRAAGALACADSFGLAARWAPLRADAVPAADVVVSTLPGSAQPEDFPLVDALTSAAPAVADVAYDPWPTLLVAAADSKGARTAGGLTMLLHQAFRQTELFTGATAPRAAMAAALEEHREPQ from the coding sequence GTGACCTCCGCTACGCCGCGCCGCGCCGCGGTGGTCGGGAAGCCGGTCGACCACTCGCTCTCTCCGGTCCTGCATAACGCCGCGTTCCGGGCATTGGGCCTCGACTGGAGCTACCAGCGGATCGAGTGCGATGCGGCGGGCCTCCCCGGCCTGGTGGCCGGTCTCGGCCCGGAGTGGGTCGGGTTGTCCGTCACGATGCCCGGCAAGTTCGCGGCACTCGAGCTGGCCACCGAGCGCACCGATCGGGCCGTACGCGTGGGATCGGCGAACACACTGGTTCGCATCGCCGACGGCTGGCTCGCCGACTGCACCGACGTCGATGGTGCCGCCGGACTTCTCGACGAGTGCGGTGCGGCCGGTTCGTCGGCCGTGGTCGTCGGCGCCGGCGGGACGGCCCGGCCCGTGTTCGCCGCGCTCGCAGCCCGCGGCTTCACCGACGTGTGTGTGCTGGCCCGCTCGCAGGACCGGGCGGCCGGCGCCCTCGCCTGCGCGGACTCCTTCGGTCTCGCCGCTCGCTGGGCCCCCTTGCGCGCCGACGCCGTGCCCGCGGCGGACGTTGTCGTCTCCACCCTGCCCGGTTCGGCGCAGCCCGAGGACTTCCCGCTGGTCGATGCGCTCACATCGGCGGCGCCCGCGGTCGCCGATGTGGCGTACGACCCGTGGCCCACGCTGTTGGTCGCCGCGGCGGACTCCAAGGGCGCACGGACTGCGGGTGGCCTGACGATGCTGCTGCATCAGGCGTTCCGGCAAACGGAACTGTTCACCGGCGCGACCGCGCCGCGCGCCGCGATGGCTGCGGCGCTCGAGGAGCACAGGGAACCGCAATGA
- a CDS encoding acyl-CoA thioesterase: MTDFRYRFRPRYYEIDRQGVMFNMWYLGYVDTAIGEFYADRGMPYEVMLAAGYDSQVVHVELDYAAGLTDEADTELIMRTGRIGTKSFTIDFVFVTDLDAERPTEAVAGRIVYAVIAADGSGAIPIPDALRAALQA; the protein is encoded by the coding sequence ATGACCGATTTCCGGTACCGGTTTCGTCCGCGGTATTACGAGATCGACCGCCAGGGCGTCATGTTCAACATGTGGTACCTCGGCTACGTCGACACGGCGATCGGTGAGTTCTACGCCGACCGCGGGATGCCCTACGAGGTGATGCTGGCGGCCGGGTACGACTCACAGGTCGTGCACGTCGAGCTCGACTATGCGGCGGGACTGACCGACGAAGCCGACACCGAGCTCATCATGCGGACGGGCCGGATCGGGACCAAGAGCTTCACGATCGACTTCGTCTTCGTCACCGACCTCGATGCCGAGCGGCCGACGGAGGCCGTTGCCGGGCGGATCGTCTACGCCGTGATCGCCGCCGATGGCTCGGGGGCCATCCCGATTCCGGATGCCCTGCGCGCGGCCCTGCAAGCCTGA
- a CDS encoding prepilin peptidase, translated as MGWGLFGGTVAAWCAALCWFDVRQRRLPNALTVPAAACGVIAALTLALCGAPSALAGMGLWGGTYLVVFLLGGVGAGDVKLAPALGALVGGLAGASAVLLAVLGAQAITVAWSVVVRDRLVPHGPAMILGAVTAVVLTLNAR; from the coding sequence GTGGGGTGGGGGCTCTTCGGGGGTACGGTCGCTGCGTGGTGCGCCGCGCTGTGCTGGTTCGACGTGAGGCAACGCCGCCTCCCGAACGCTCTCACCGTTCCCGCCGCCGCCTGCGGCGTGATCGCGGCCCTCACCCTGGCGCTCTGCGGTGCGCCGTCCGCGCTCGCGGGGATGGGCCTGTGGGGAGGTACCTACCTCGTGGTCTTTCTGCTCGGCGGCGTCGGTGCCGGTGACGTGAAGCTGGCGCCCGCGCTCGGCGCGCTCGTCGGTGGTCTCGCCGGCGCTTCGGCGGTGCTCCTCGCGGTGCTCGGCGCGCAGGCGATCACCGTCGCGTGGTCCGTCGTCGTCCGCGACCGGTTGGTGCCGCATGGCCCCGCGATGATCCTCGGGGCGGTGACCGCGGTGGTGCTGACGTTGAATGCACGCTGA
- a CDS encoding LLM class flavin-dependent oxidoreductase — MTASRTRPVIGIALEPFGWHPAAFAEVGADPLTATSAEHWVGLARSAEAAAADFVSFEDSFTLTARDRLSGRFDATLLAARVAPSTTRIGLVPTVTATHTEPFHASKAIATLDYVSKGRAGVLPATTGRQADAELFGRKPTQDSASQAAEALEYVRVLRDLWDSWDDDAVIRDVETGRFVDRERLHYIDFRGEYFDVKGPSITPRPPQGQPVVLARVNDLASESVAAVADIAIVPGGTDEQIVAVATRLRAAGVTRILGDVTVFLADSERTAARRIEKLDRREELADDALVFAGTGAELALLVERWQRLGLDGVRLRPGVNAVDLPRLRDTFAPLLAGRPATGTFPDLLGLSRPAGRFAKAGGAQ; from the coding sequence GTGACCGCGTCAAGAACTCGCCCTGTCATCGGGATCGCCCTGGAACCGTTCGGTTGGCATCCCGCAGCGTTCGCCGAGGTCGGCGCGGATCCATTGACGGCCACCTCCGCGGAGCACTGGGTTGGGCTGGCCCGCTCCGCGGAGGCGGCCGCCGCCGACTTCGTCTCGTTCGAGGACTCGTTCACCCTCACGGCCCGCGACCGATTGAGCGGCCGGTTCGACGCCACGCTGCTCGCCGCGAGAGTGGCACCGTCGACCACTCGGATCGGCTTGGTGCCCACCGTGACCGCGACGCATACCGAGCCCTTTCACGCGTCGAAGGCGATCGCCACGCTGGACTACGTCTCGAAGGGCCGGGCCGGTGTGCTGCCGGCGACGACGGGTCGCCAGGCCGATGCGGAGCTGTTCGGACGCAAGCCGACCCAAGACAGCGCCTCGCAGGCGGCCGAGGCGCTCGAATACGTCCGCGTGCTCCGTGATCTCTGGGACAGCTGGGACGACGATGCCGTGATCCGCGACGTCGAGACCGGCCGCTTCGTCGATCGGGAACGACTGCACTACATCGATTTCCGTGGTGAGTACTTCGATGTCAAGGGTCCGTCGATCACACCGCGCCCGCCGCAGGGACAGCCTGTCGTCCTGGCCCGCGTGAACGATCTCGCGTCCGAGTCGGTGGCGGCCGTCGCCGATATCGCGATCGTCCCCGGAGGTACGGACGAGCAGATCGTTGCGGTGGCTACCCGCCTGCGTGCCGCGGGCGTGACCCGCATCCTCGGCGATGTCACGGTTTTCCTCGCGGACTCCGAACGCACCGCGGCGCGCCGCATCGAGAAGCTCGACCGCCGCGAGGAACTCGCCGACGACGCGCTGGTCTTCGCCGGTACCGGTGCGGAACTGGCGTTGCTCGTCGAGCGCTGGCAGCGGTTGGGCCTCGATGGTGTGCGATTGCGTCCAGGTGTGAACGCAGTCGACCTGCCGCGGCTCCGCGACACCTTCGCCCCGTTGCTGGCGGGACGGCCCGCCACCGGGACCTTCCCTGACCTGCTGGGCCTTTCCCGCCCTGCCGGCCGCTTCGCGAAGGCGGGAGGCGCCCAGTGA
- a CDS encoding MsnO8 family LLM class oxidoreductase, giving the protein MTAVPALDILDLAPIPAGATAADALGNTLDLARRAEDWGYQRYWVAEHHFAHVASAAPTVLIAEILAATRRIRVGSAAVLIGFTTAPAVADAFGVLSALHPGRVDVGVGRTGQRLRTPSPGAPAVNPKLVAGYERLLQDPAAEPASFTEQVDDVLALFAGTYAGRGVPLRSPVAEAAQGSPVWVFGSSAGESAQLAGARGLPFVANYHVSPATTVDASNAYREAFRPSEFLAEPRLVVSADVVVAETDAAARDLAAGFPAWVHSIRFGDGAIAYPRDSADLTDEQRAAVADRTETQFVGDPGRVAAGLRELADRTGADELVITSVTHDHGARLRSHELLAKEWGLL; this is encoded by the coding sequence GTGACCGCGGTTCCCGCTCTCGACATCCTTGACCTGGCACCGATTCCCGCCGGCGCCACCGCAGCCGACGCGCTCGGCAACACTCTCGATCTGGCCCGCCGTGCCGAAGACTGGGGCTACCAGCGGTACTGGGTGGCCGAGCATCACTTCGCGCATGTCGCCAGTGCGGCGCCCACCGTGCTGATCGCCGAGATACTGGCCGCCACACGGCGGATCCGGGTGGGTTCGGCGGCCGTCCTGATCGGTTTCACCACTGCCCCCGCCGTCGCCGATGCCTTCGGTGTGCTGTCGGCCTTGCATCCGGGGCGTGTCGATGTCGGCGTCGGCCGTACCGGGCAGCGTCTGCGTACGCCGTCGCCCGGTGCGCCCGCGGTGAATCCGAAACTGGTGGCCGGCTACGAGCGGCTGTTGCAGGATCCGGCCGCCGAACCGGCGTCGTTCACCGAGCAGGTCGATGACGTACTGGCCCTGTTCGCAGGAACGTACGCCGGCCGCGGTGTACCGCTGCGATCGCCGGTTGCGGAGGCGGCCCAGGGCAGCCCGGTATGGGTGTTCGGCAGTAGCGCCGGGGAGAGCGCGCAACTCGCCGGGGCGCGCGGGCTGCCCTTCGTCGCCAACTACCACGTGAGTCCGGCTACCACGGTCGATGCCTCGAACGCGTACCGAGAGGCCTTCAGGCCGTCCGAGTTCCTCGCCGAGCCGCGGCTGGTGGTGAGCGCCGATGTCGTCGTCGCCGAGACCGATGCCGCGGCGCGCGATCTCGCCGCCGGGTTCCCGGCCTGGGTGCACTCGATCCGGTTCGGCGACGGAGCCATCGCGTACCCGCGCGACAGTGCCGATCTCACGGACGAGCAACGCGCCGCGGTGGCAGACCGCACCGAGACGCAGTTCGTGGGAGATCCAGGACGGGTGGCCGCGGGATTGCGCGAGCTCGCCGACCGCACCGGTGCCGACGAACTGGTGATCACCTCGGTCACCCACGACCACGGCGCGCGCCTGCGCAGCCACGAACTCCTCGCCAAGGAATGGGGCCTGCTGTGA